One genomic window of Halictus rubicundus isolate RS-2024b chromosome 12, iyHalRubi1_principal, whole genome shotgun sequence includes the following:
- the LOC143359442 gene encoding aromatic-L-amino-acid decarboxylase encodes MDIQEFRVRGKEMVEYICEFMSNIHNRRVTPDVGPGYLRPLLPIEAPQQPEPWEDIMRDIESKIMPGITHWQHPRFHAYFPAGNSFPSILGDMLSDAIGCIGFSWAASPACTELETIVCDWFGKAIGLPSDFLYFSPGSKGGGVIQGSASECILVCMLAARAQAIARLKESPAHSHLDETALLGKLMAYCSRESHSSVEKDAMICFVKLRILEPDDKSVLRGETLRQAIEADTAEGYIPFFVSTTLGTTACCSFDNLKEIGPVCKKYQGVWLHVDAAYAGNAFICPELKYLMAGIEYADSFNTNTNKFLLTNFDCSCLWVRDRFKLTSALVVDPLYLQHTHADTAIDYRHWSIPLSRRFRSLKLWLVLRCYGISGLQAYIRNHIQLAKRFEALVRKDARFEVCNDVVLGLVCFRAKGSDKLNQKLLSTINDSGKLHMVPARVNQRFTIRFALAAPNATASDVDIAWSIITDYLAELLESKASEIPTVLSGRRESDDFSNFSTLPEHLFVFFSPLQDVMDELADIREKKRKATLEQRRSFFVRMVSDPAIQPGFTKTPNRTGAKLDTQATIGGIGSNPNPTSRSWISWPLAYLMQAKDAADTSELSLRFRHLDTMVRLKAGSTGSRRGSSNGCSPEPSPSGSPSRGRSPNGRA; translated from the exons ATGGACATCCAGGAGTTCCGTGTGCGCGGCAAGGAGATGGTAGAGTACATCTGCGAGTTCATGAGCAACATCCACAACAGGAGGGTGACGCCGGACGTCGGACCAGGGTATCTGAGGCCTCTGCTGCCTATAGAGGCTCCGCAGCAACCGGAGCCTTGGGAGGACATCATGAGGGACATCGAGTCGAAGATCATGCCCGGG ATCACCCACTGGCAGCATCCGAGGTTCCACGCCTATTTCCCGGCCGGAAACTCCTTCCCCTCGATCCTCGGCGACATGTTGTCCGACGCGATCGGCTGCATCGGCTTCTCATGG GCGGCCAGTCCGGCCTGCACCGAGCTGGAGACGATAGTCTGCGATTGGTTCG GCAAGGCTATCGGTCTGCCGTCGGACTTCCTCTACTTCAGCCCGGGTAGCAAGGGAGGAGGCGTGATACAG GGTTCAGCCTCGGAGTGCATCTTGGTGTGCATGCTGGCTGCGAGGGCGCAGGCGATCGCCAGGCTGAAGGAGTCGCCGGCTCATTCGCATCTGGACGAAACTGCGCTTCTGGGGAAGCTGATGGCCTACTGCAGCCGGGAAAGTCACAGCAGCGTTGAGAAGGACGCGATGATCTGCTTCGTGAAGCTCCGAATCCTGGAGCCTGATGACAAGAGCGTGCTTCGAGGCGAGACTCTGCGTCAG GCAATCGAGGCCGACACCGCCGAGGGTTACATCCCCTTCTTCGTCTCGACCACCCTCGGCACCACCGCTTGCTGCTCCTTCGACAATCTCAAGGAGATCGGTCCAGTTTGTAAAAAATACCAAGGC GTGTGGTTGCACGTGGACGCCGCGTACGCCGGAAACGCGTTCATTTGCCCGGAGTTGAAGTACCTGATGGCCGGTATCGAGTACGCGGACTCCTTCAACACGAACACCAACAAGTTCCTGTTGACCAACTTCGACTGTTCCTGTCTGTGGGTGAGAGACAGGTTCAAGCTGACCAGCGCGCTCGTCGTCGATCCGCTTTATCTTCAGCACACCCACGCGGACACGGCCATCGATTACAG ACACTGGAGCATACCTCTGAGCCGACGGTTCCGCTCCCTGAAGCTGTGGCTCGTCCTCAGATGCTACGGGATATCCGGTCTTCAAGCCTACATTCGCAACCATATTCAATTAGCGAAGAGGTTCGAGGCGCTCGTCAGAAAGGACGCCAGGTTCGAGGTCTGCAACGATGTGGTG CTGGGGCTAGTATGCTTCCGCGCGAAGGGCTCCGACAAGCTGAACCAGAAGCTGTTGAGCACCATAAACGACTCGGGGAAGCTGCATATGGTCCCGGCGAGAGTGAACCAACGTTTCACGATCCGATTCGCGCTTGCCGCGCCGAATGCCACAGCCTCTGACGTCG ACATCGCCTGGAGCATCATAACCGACTATCTGGCCGAGCTGCTGGAATCGAAGGCAAGCGAAATACCAACGGTCCTCTCCGGACGACGAGAATCCGACGATTTCTCAAATTTCTCGACGCTTCCAGAACACTTATTCGTATTTTTTTCCCCGTTGCAGGATGTTATGGACGAGCTGGCAGACATCCgggagaagaagaggaaagccACTCTGGAACAGAGGAGGTCCTTCTTCGTCCGCATGGTGTCCGATCCAGCGATTCAACCTGGGTTCACCAAAACTCCGAACAGGACCGGCGCGAAGCTCGACACGCAGGCCACGATCGGCGGAATTGGCTCCAATCCTAATCCTACGTC ACGTTCCTGGATATCCTGGCCCCTGGCCTACCTCATGCAGGCGAAGGATGCAGCAGACACGAGCGAATTGTCTCTCAG ATTCCGCCACCTGGACACGATGGTCCGCCTGAAGGCAGGCAGCACCGGAAGTCGCCGCGGCAGCAGCAACGGCTGCAGCCCAGAGCCCTCGCCTTCCGGTTCCCCGTCTCGCGGAAGATCGCCGAACGGGAGGGCGTAA